The DNA window ccatatacttatatatatatatcaaaatgtatCAAACATAAGCCATATATCAATGGCAATTCACAACCAAACAcgtacatgccttcatttggtcaaatttagcctataaatgccattatacccaaaagaaattttactatttataccgAAACGAGCTGAAGGATAATGTGATGTAGCTCCGATCAGCTTCCAACCTTTACAAGCTTCCGAaaactataaaacaaggaaaataaacagagtaagctttaaagcttagtaagttcgtataacgggaaattaatttaccattcatttacatttaaggtaagcatataaAATACATCCAAAGCAAATTGGTccattgcctaaacacatatcctcatcaaacatgttagtcatgtaattcacatgaaTATTAAGAAACATATATGAGTTCatcaataatcaattttcatatacTTATACTTTTCACGTCAAGTATTCATGAAACATGTACAAATCATATATTTGTGTTTCAAGTATATACTCATAACAATTCATCTCATATTCATATTATTCCGTGTAGTACACATGAGGTGTGCGAATCtaaaatccatcaattcatatttgaGGGTGCTCATttaagcacataatcgggaagccctccctcgagccatataacgagaAACTCATGTAAGCCATGTAACGAGAAGCTTATTCGGGCTGTATAATGGGAAGCTTATAAGAGCCATAATCAAAAAACTCATGtgagccaataacgggtagctccgaagagccattaatcaggaagctttggatagccatatatcagaAAGTTCAAACaagccatatcgggaagctcaggAGAGTCATTAATCAAAAAGCCCACAAAGAAcatttaatcgggaagctcacaaagagcaaTATAACGGGACGTTtataagagctatggtgtgtctacaacacatgcagaatcacaaccaatcgggatgctccgaagagctatttaCGAAAAGCTcgtaagaaccatataacgggaagctcgagagggccatATATTGGGATTCTCATAAGAGCTAATAATGGGACGCTCTTTTGAGCTATTgcgtgtctgcaacatatgcaggaccacaaccaattcgggaaccatgtatccatcgaatttcatttattcaaatgggaCTTAATACTTATCGATCATTGTCGGTTATGTGaatactttcatataatgacaattatacaaacacatacatacaattcaattaacacatataaattctcaatttagttacacgaacttaccttgacaagtgttcgtaaatgcaaaatctactaatccgatactttttcttttccataaTTTAGCTTCGTATTTGAGTTATCCGGATCTACACAAATgaatataacatcaatttaatacaattcatattcaattcacatcttaggtaaaattaccattttgcccctatacttttaattaatgactatTTCGTTCctaagctcgaaaaataaaattcatgcaatttaatccttattccaagcctagctgatttttACATCTAAAAATAACAgctcatgtatttcataaaatttagaattttccatgaattttacatctttacaatttagtctctatatcacaatttcatcaaaattcactttacaaacgttgtttatctatcaacaacctttcatttcctACCATAAAtgtcataattcatgcatattcatccatggaaaaaccctagtactttgataactttgcaaattaatcccagagataactaaattaagctattacgatctcgaaaatataaaaatcattaaaaacgagacttgaatactcacctaattaggccaaataagtttttatttcttcaattatctatggctagggtttccatattttatttgggaaatatgatgataaaatgatgatatttttctttattttgttatttttcatctttatttttcatctttccaattttatccttttcttttcttaatttttcatTGATGACtaatcatccttatctactaacCCTTATaattggtctatttaccatataaggacctcaaattttgaattccatagttatttgatacctatagctactagaacccaacttttgcgttttatacaatttggtcctttccatctaattaaacatgtaatcggtaaaatttccttacgaaattttcataagaactttctatcataatgcagaccatgaaataatattaaaataatttttattccgAACTCGGATTTGttgtcccgaaatcactgttccgatttcactgaaaacaggttgTTAGAACAAAGAACATCGATCCTACGATGGGTCTTTAAAATTTTACAGAGTTTGGTGGACtcaatttaggttaaattatagtAATTTAATAATAGAATATGTTTTTGGTTAAACTATGTCCAAAGTTTTTATTTAGGTCATTGggttgttagttttttttttaaggtcTGACTGGCAAGCTCCAAACAATAATTCGACGATCTATATGGTGAATCAGTACCCATAGATGAgtaaaaaaaacataccttagatccaagtcaataTGACAGTGTCAAAGAtcgaagaagaaagttgtttggatttttgttttcaaatttgttACATTTAAAGCTGTTTCATGAAAACAAAATGAACTGTTGAAGAGGAAGGGACAAAAAAACTTTTAATTGGTGTAAGCAGGGTGAACAAAGAAGACCATACAACAGCGATTTTAACAGCCTTGTAgcacccttacccgtatccgttgtcggaatagggcacgaggcattaccagagtttactgaacattttcaataATTCTGAATCATTTttcatattctgaaaataatcataacgtccctCTATTGGGCtatcgaagcccaaaacatttacTAGGAACATACTGGGATTAAATCGGAATCATAGGGAATTTTTCGCAGaatcctaaatatatatatacatatatatagattttaatttttttttaatttccgaATTAGTTGCAGGGTTCATATGGGCGTATCACATAACAAAtcttttcataagaaattacataactGAAACCTTTTCACTATTTCATAagctcaattatattttcatctaagcacttaccattccaatgcaccttataattaaacatattaccattcaacagtAAATTGGCACTTGCCTAAACTTCAAGCAACAATATTGGTTAGCGTACTTTAATATTGACAAACTTATTTTCTCGCCATGTttcacttaaatttattactcgtcttaatacacataattttccttgtatcaacgtatcaaagatagtctcacatttacatgtcatgatacatatcattttcttgttgtttcttcttaaatataaattattcaattcattatgacagtatttcatgtaccataaatttttttataagttctaTATGTATATTTAATCCAGTAGcagttcataatcttgaatatgcataattatcaggcacgtttcacatacatgtattttccatgtcatattttagtatatcaaataattatcatttctatgtagttcaagtttaatttcatgattttatgtacttatcattttctattttttatcccgttgaatttctcagaatttcGATGAATTTTCaagggtacactttagtgtacaaattcgGGTTCGTCAATCTATATTCACGTGCGCACATTTTTCAATTCAGAGAGCACATTATCGCGAACCTCATTTCTTacagcgagattaccagtccaggctaaatcccctgcaagagagcacactcccgcgaacctcatttcttacagcgagattactagtccaggctaaatcccctgtaatataaactcatagagtattgtcaagattaccagtccaggctaaatcccttgcaacgacaattactctaatgagcttggatctgaattaccagtccaggctaaattcagaccctaattcggattacccgttcgggctaaatccattttccacatattcttcgggagagCTATATcaagatcacccgtccgggctagatcctttttaccgtcaattccttttcaaagatccatcgaattttccttccattcaaccgagatttttttctttttatcaaatatatcaatgtttcatcaataacatacatttcaagcatctAAGAAtgtaattcaagttacacaaacttatcgggctaaattacagaaatatcaaaatttaggggcattttggtaattttccatttttctcgaatttccacccaaatcttgatctaaattaatatttcattcaatttattaatttaaatgataaaacaattcatttcatgcaatttggttatttttgacatttttacaaaattacccttaaaattttaattttattcaatttagtccttaacctaaaacatgtaaattagctattttaaaataaactcatattagctgaatattcacatatattatttttcctcctcctccactccattccacatccttgatatatatattaccactatttacttgtttactcataacaagctgttcacttgagttatagtcactaaattaattatatcttaagctaaagaactcaaaattgagatacataaattttatctgaaactagactcacatatattcttaccataaaattttcataatttttggttaagccaataagtacattttattattaaaagtcatccttgttctgctgtctgacagttttgacccttcttcactaaaaattaattatatcattatataggattcggatgatgttctcgtttgttcatttttaaaatatacttattaaggattctaatcatataaattataactcataataatctttttacaatttttaatgattttccaaagtcagaacaggggaacccgaattcattctaacattgtctcacaaaatttattatatctcataatttacaattccatttatTACACCGTTTCttatatgagaaactagactcaataagatttaatgtcattttttttcatcctctaattcaatttccatgaTTTATGGtgttttttcaaagttaacctattGTTTCTGTCCAAAagtgttttagtgcaaaatgttgattactaaatttataacacccttattccctttctctatagtatttcccatcactttctcttatttttcttcactaacatatcaagaatatagaaccttatataataaaaccctacattaacatcaatttcgtactttttcaataatatcaaactcaaaaatatattgaaatcttgatgttcttaccttgctctattgatttcaatctttaacttgattttctctctcctcctgcctctatttcttgaatctaacttgatattctagctccccatagtctccttatcaattttctctcttggtggctatggaaatttctttgaattctaagtgaaaattgtgaatttttggtgtgaggatcaaattgtaaagaaagcaaaactttctttctttctctcttcttctcacatTGATGCATGGAAAAATAGTGGGATGATGGCTTCCgtctttctttccacatatatatatacactaaataaagtaataaaatatcattaagaaaaaaaatcaaatcaaaatataataaactaatatttatttatttatttaatctaaaatatctccaacatcatcattattttctagatttctctctcttctaattgaccattttaccctttagatcttttaaaattccatccttgagtcatcacttaatttggtaaaattacattttggtccctcataattcttcatctattcaatttggttccaattcatccatttttcttaggttctagattattccacccttaaaagaTTTACACTATtgatccttcaactttttcatatttacattttaacccctcaaattttgagtatttactattgggtaacaaaacttttctaacttttacaatttaatcctttattgaattaatatgtcataatatacttcccaatgttgtcataactcaaaattatcctttttgtcactttatttccttaccatatcaaaaataatatcttactgtaaaaaatttcggggtattacaagcccagtaacttaaatgaaaattttcgaatagttcaatgactattttgtaatttttcaattttaggtGACCAAAATGTGAAGTCACTAATAACTTAGTGACCTTGGgtgtaatttactttttcttttatttgaatttaattatgaaattatataaatattaatagaaagcaaattttaaatattttattaccctTATGTCACTTGGTttgaatttaaacaaaatattaaaaaagctAAATTTACAGAGTAGACACATACAGCTTCTTTGCAACTTCGATAAagtttcattgtaacattttacactaaatttaaaattaaaagaagttGATCCTAAAGGCAAGCACTAGAACTTCATGAAGAAATTAATCATGATTCATAAGAAGTTGATCCTAAACACCAGCTACAATGGCAAGATAACATGCATACACTGTCATGAAGATCATGCATTGCTGCCCTACCAACTAGCACAACATAGAAGATTAGGTCCCCCGGTCCAAGCTCGATAACACCGCAAGAAACTCAACCCTTAGACAGGGGCGAAGTCAGAAAAGTTTTTTAGGGGgaccgaatgaaattttaatttttaatagtctatatttttgtaacttttaaaggattaaatcaaaattttataatttttaaaggattgggctaaagtataattttacctttattcatTTTAAAGGGCTGGGCCCTGCTAGCCCCTAGATTCGCCCGAACTTTCGGCCGAGATGTCTCGGCCAGTCATTTGGTGATCAACTAATGGTGCCGGAAGCTCAACATTCCTCTCTGAAACCCGCCTCTCTTCCACTATAGCAATTCTCATGCCATTATGGCTGCTTTAAACAGTAACTAGAGTAGAATTAGAACCATATAAAACGTTGCCATTCAGATTTGAACTATCAACCGAATCCTGCCCaacatttctctttttctctctaaACCCTCCTTTGAACCGTAATCACGACGAGTAACAGGTCTGGCCTCGTAAACTGAAGAAGCCTTAAGGGCCTAACAGGCAACAAAACTGCAGCAAGATCATACAAAGCCACGGCAACTAATAATACCCAAGTAGTCTATTCAGGCAAAGGAGTAAACCAATATGCAACCAACAAACATTCCAATGAATTTTAGTAGTTTGCTACATTACCAAATTTACCAATCCCACGCTGCTAAGAAATGCAtagtataaataatttaaatataaaatctttATAATTTGGGTTATTGAGTTAGGGGTTAGGATTCTTATAATTTCTTATCTTTGATTTTTAGCCATTTGTGCACTCAAAATTAGAGATCAAATTTGAACCTTGCTCCAGTTTTTTTTTATCAAGCTCGCAAAAATTACCAGGTTCTAGTTTATTTCACTAATCAATCTCGGAAGAACGGATACTAACTGTTGATTATGCTGACTTTTTAGATAGGAACATTTTTAACGGCTAAAGAGTAACAACGTGTCACCCTGAGAATTTCATCCCGGGAAGAACCGATATTAATTTGTATCGATATTAATTTTCCGTTAGTTGGAAGCGGGCGGATAAAGTCCGTTTATTACTATAgttaaaacagagaaacaaaacTGCCTATACCAATGCCAGGCCCTTCAATTTTTCCCTCTCatccaaaatttccaaaattttccatcatTTTCTCTCTCATATTTTCTAGTTTTCTTGTTTTTCGAAAATtcttttttctgtttcgtttttttttagtttcattgTTACTCTGTTAGTGGATGATTAACTAGAGATTTTGATTTGGGATTCATTGAAAGTTCGTTGTTTTCCTtcgttttattttcttatttttaatgtaagttttaattttttttttggtatatgcttatttcttggtgtgacttttttttttctgttaggATAATGAAAATGGGAAATTCATTATTTGATGGGTTTTTTTGGTTAATAACGATTAATCatcttatttggtgagaaattaattaacaaacaagcaattttagtttttatttgttaGAAACTATCTGGTTTTAAGTTCCATTCGCTTGTTTTTGCTTCTTAAAAAATTGGAACTCCGATTTGGCGTGTTATTTATAGCATTAATTTCTGGGTCTTGAGATGGTACAGCACCTGAAATCAGAATCCTGAAATGTGAACGGAGTTCGTGACATCAGCGGTGATTTAAATACGACCGAGTTGCTACTCCGAGTAAAAACCGTCGTGTTTCATTGGACAAAAAGTTAAATTCTCCCCTCTCATTATCTTCATCTTCATCCGTGATCATCAAGTGGTTGGATTGGTTGAATGTAATCCGGTTAACTCTATGCCGAAAAGCGAACAATCTGATTCAGCCACACCAAATCCTCAAACAGCAGCAGCTATGGAACAACCTGCTGAAGACTCATCAAATAGGCTTCCATCATATGTCTTTGCTAGAACAACCACTGCAGGTCCTACGGACTGGAGCATGTGTTCCAGTGAATCATTGTTTAGTATTCAAATGGGGAACATGAGTTACACAAGGGAGCAACTGAACTGGATGTCGAAATCGGGCGAGCATAATTACAGTCACAATCTCACACCACCAGAAACTCCGGATAATAATCAGATAACAGCCGAAATTACTGAGCAACGAAGTGACTCAAAGGAGGGCAGCAATGGAGTTATCGAAGCAAATGCGGCTGAAACAATGGAGAAAGAATCTCAACATAAGGACAATGTTCCTCCAGACCTACCTCATTCCACTAGTGTGTCCCGAAATTCGGACGCAAGTCTCAAATCCTTTGCCTTCCCTATGTAAGCTTTCATCAagaaaatgtgtttttttttttattgcaaCATTTCGGAAATTGCAGATATTCAAACTGAATGCTGTAGTATCACAGGCAAGGCAATAACATCCtgatttacattttttttccttGTAATGAAGATTGACAGGGGAAGCAGATAAAAATGGAACAGAGGCGCCAGGTACAAAGAACAAAACCCAACCATCACTGCCCTCCACCCCTGAAACAATCCCCGAGATACCATCAGAAACAGCTAGTAAACAACAGACACCACCTGAGAGCCCTAAAGAAGCCTCAGAAAGCCCTAAGGAAACCCCAAAGTCTCCAGCACCTAATGCACCCAAAAGCGGAGGTCCAAGAAAATGGTTCGGATGCTTCTCTTGTTGCTCTTCGGGTTCTTGACAGAACTACTACTGCATTGCAATGAATGAACAAGCACCATGGATTCCATGTTAGCTGTACAAGTTTATGAGGGCTTCTATTTTCACTgtcatttatcaatttttctcCCTATTGTTGTTATTACATTATCCATTGAATTGAAAAACATTTAAGATCCATTTATCTTAAAAGAATGTCAACTAGTCTTGGaaattcaattcaaactcaaGTTTGAACACAAATAATTGAGCTTGAATCAATTTTCAATCTTACCTCAAATAAAGTTCAAACTTTGAACATGGAACCAGATTGTTCTCGAACCTAGCTTTGAGCCAAGAATTTCAATTCGAGTTTGAGCTTCTTATAGCTAGATTACACCCCCTTCATGCATAAGCTATCGATTGATGCTTTCatgtaaataaatgtaataaggGAAGATTTGAGAGCATAtcatcaaaaataccaaaaaagaaaattgatcaaagaatccaaaatagttttattcaTTCACAACATTTGGAACTTCATGAAGATTAAAAACTACGAATCTTTAGCTCCTTCATTACCTTTAGTTTATACTGTCAAAAGAATCACCTGGTCACTTTCTCAGCTAATGTCTGAAAACAAATAGAATTATGGTTTAGGGGCCACACCTTGACGGCCACCCCTTCCATTCTGATTAGCCCGCTGATAACTGTCTCCATTCCGTCCATCCGAACCTTTTGATCGTCCTGAAAACTCACCCTGGTTTCTGAATTCATTCCTGCCATAGCCTCCTCCTCGGCCACCGCTGAAGTTCCCTCGACCACGGAAACTGTCACTCCGAAACCCACCTTTACCTGATGTATACCTTGCTCTCCCACTGCTACCAACTGCAAAAAGCAGCAGTTTCTCAAGTATATTATATATTTCCAGAAATTCAATTACACACGTATGAGCATGGAAATCACATATTTAGATCAAATGTGAGCATTTAAAAACAAcgtacaataaataatgaaatgtaaggTTTggacataataataataacacatgcaATATGTACAAAATTAGAATACAAATGATAGTTTAAATTGCgagtaaatgaaatttaaataggtaaatacatcagatcaagaatattaaatgcactcAATTGTGTATCATAAACTAGTATTGTCATTTTTCTTGAGTTGGTATCAAGTTATCAATATATACAAACAATGTGGGTGAAAGACAAAAAGTACCCTTataatgatataatttatttgaaatatggttattttagtaatttctttGACTAAGTACCCTTataatgatataatttatttgaaatatggttattttagtaatttctttGACTAAGTTGGTGTCGAGTTGAAtcatgacaccaactcagtcacaaacttaaataatagtatagatatattaTACAAATGCGGAACATATTGCATCACAGTGACGAATTTGAATTGAGACCATATTTTCCTAATCTCAGTATTATCATTAGATGAACTAAAAAGTCCAATTCATGCAAAACAATATTATTAGTAAAAATGggaattttatgaaatttcaatGTTAAAAGCATTTTtcccaaataaattttgaattaccTCGAGTACTTGTCCTCTTTTCTTCCACAGCAGCTTGACGATCCCCAATTGTGATCGGTGAAG is part of the Gossypium hirsutum isolate 1008001.06 chromosome D11, Gossypium_hirsutum_v2.1, whole genome shotgun sequence genome and encodes:
- the LOC107912112 gene encoding proteoglycan 4 produces the protein MPKSEQSDSATPNPQTAAAMEQPAEDSSNRLPSYVFARTTTAGPTDWSMCSSESLFSIQMGNMSYTREQLNWMSKSGEHNYSHNLTPPETPDNNQITAEITEQRSDSKEGSNGVIEANAAETMEKESQHKDNVPPDLPHSTSVSRNSDASLKSFAFPILTGEADKNGTEAPGTKNKTQPSLPSTPETIPEIPSETASKQQTPPESPKEASESPKETPKSPAPNAPKSGGPRKWFGCFSCCSSGS